From the genome of Solea senegalensis isolate Sse05_10M linkage group LG21, IFAPA_SoseM_1, whole genome shotgun sequence:
aagaaggttgctggtttccTCCCATGTGTCCCAAAAAACATAGTTattcatctctgtatgttgaccctgtgatggacataACACTGCATCATGTTTAGATCATGTTGTATCATGTTTTTTAGTTCAATTGTTgtttaaatacaataaacatgaatacatgaaaactaaaaatgtcttttggcCACCTTTAGGATGAAAAGAGCCATTATAAATACCacctaaataaaaatgaatatggagCCGCAAAACCTATTTGAcccattaaataaaaataataatacgtGTAAAGGTTTTACTAGGATAAAGCGATGGATGGATAAAAGCACCGTAGTTTTATTGCTGTTTATGCCCAACCTTTTATaaagtgcagaaaaaaaataataaaacacagaattatgtAGACCTAGAGCTTCCATTTTTTGTggcaaatgaatgaaattaaaatgaacccactttgaaataaatgaagcaatATTTGGATTGTATGTaattcatgcttgagaaaacccGCCTGGCATAAAGGTATGCggatccaaagatggacaggacTCCAAATGTGTACTTTTTCCATTTACACATGAGTGCATTTTAAGTGTCACAGGTTGCAGACCCTTGCTTtaggcaaactgtgtttgtttgaggaTAAACTTTGAGAAATCTTGGCCTTTTTCCTTTCATCACACAGTCAAAAAGTTGAGGTGAAACAAAGGGATTGCGTGTGTTAGTGGGCGGAGCCTGTAAGGTGATAGTTAATGCAGCTTTTTCTCATTAAGGGAGGAGGTGGTGCTGTGTATTAAAATGCCCACTCTTTATGAATATTAACGTCTCTGCGCCGCGTCACTCATAACAAAAGCACAACTCAAACTGGACTCTACCTCAGCTCTCCGCCAATCAGCGCTGAGCTCGTGCACACCGCGGCCAATGGCTGCTACCGGGACTCTCGCGCACAGCCGTTTGAAGGGCGGTCCTCGGCAGAAGAAGGAAAAGTGGAAAAGtatgcagcaacagcagcagcagcgagaggagagagcaggaatgtgtgtgtgtaaggtagACTCCCAAAACTGTGAAAGTTAGACGTTTTAAAAATCAACTTTTagatgtgtttttcctctctggacTGCGGGGAACACTTATTTATTCACGTACTATTACTGTACACGCTCATATTTACGTTTACATTAAGTTAACCTACTTGGGTTCTAGTGTTTTGATTGATTGGTTCGGTTCCTCCATGGCTTTGATAGCGACTGACCGCGGGTGCAAACTGAACGGGACGTCGGCGATTTACGGCAGAACTGGGACGAGAAAAGAAGCCTTTCAGGGCAAAACAGAGAGTTTTAGAAGTGCCAAAATGCAGCCAAAGGGGACGGAGTACTCAACACATGGCCTTCCCAAAGCTTTCCTCCACAGTCTGAGGACACTCtttgacattttggatgatGCTGGACGAGGCTATGTGCACATTTCGGAGATTGAGAGCCGCTGGCAGGGCGCAGACACCCGGGACCTGCCCGGCGGGGTGCTGGGCTGCCTCAGGAGGGTCACTCCGCCGCATGGCTGCCTCACCTTTGAGCGGTTTGTTGCGGGCCTGCGGTACTCCATGCTCAACCCGGAGAACAACTCCCACTTCAAAGCAGAGGCTGCTGAGAACCCGCAACAGAAACACGCACCACTGTCCGCATGTGGTGGAGGGACCCGGGTTGAGATCAAGGTCCGTCCCTTGGGTCCGAGTAATGTTTCCaacacccagcagcagcagaaccgGGCGTCTTCGCTCCAGAGCCGGGTCAGGCCGGAGGAGGGGCCCGGAGGTCCCGCATGTGGACCTGCGAGGTACAACAACGCAGGCTTTGAGAGGTCCGGACGGAGTTTGGAGCGGATTCCCATACTACCGGAGGGAGGATGTTTCAGGACCGACCAGAACCATGCTACTAAACCGACACAGCCTCAGCAGGGACGGGTCAGGTCCTCTGAGTCGCTTGCTCTGGAGTCACCGCCGAACCAAGCACCAGGTAAGTGGGacaaaaagtatttaaatttttttttttaaatagtttagATTCCCTGGTGGGACAAACATTTTCTACACGTTTAAAGGGCTTGGACAGGATGCTTTTGTTATGATTTCGGTATGTGTTGCATTTCGAAAGTATTGACAAttgccattttattttcctccttaaACCTAAAATTGAGCAATGCCTTTCTTGAGACAATAACCCCTTATCAGTTGGTCATTTATCTAAATTGAATGGAACTGTAGTTCATAACATGTAACACTATATTACCTATATTTAGAATGGCAATGGCAAgatatatgaataataatgcattttgtATGTGGTTTACTATACTCAtctattatttcatttatatgtgTGAGTCATTGAAAATTCTTTGAAGAGAGTTGAATTCTTATGAATGTGGTCCACCATGTTCCTCAGGCTTGTATTATAATTCATCCATGTGGTACACACTCAGGTGCACAGTGTTtgcattgtgttttattatttctttatagtttattattatattacacttTATAACATGTTCACTTGGGCTGAATGACATGTAGAAGACTTGCACATGCGAGCTTTCTGACAGTTACAGAGATTATGATTTGGTTTGAATTGGCATAAAATATTGAACAATCAAATAAAGAACAATGTGCAATGTGCTCAGGCATCACTATCATGTCATGTTATCTCAAACAGGCCTGTTGTAGACCCTCTGCTCCAGGCCCTCTGCACCGTGGGTGTCCAGATAAATAAATTGCTCTTGTTAACAGCAGGTCAGGTCAGAGTTCATGTCAGAAATTCCTTCAGAGATTTATCCACCTTGATGATCTGGCTTGTGGGGCAAGGGCAGAGTTGTCTCTGCCACGGAGAACTGAGTGGGGAACAGGCACTGGTCAGGTgtaattcatgttcatgtgttcacttatTACctatatgcacacatacacacacacacagtcgttcTGAGTTTACATGATCTTTATACATTCAGGTCTGTCTGGAGCTATAAGAGCAATGCTCCCTGTTGAGCCCTCTGGGCTTTCACTGCTCATGCCACTTGCATTCAGGACACTGTTGAGTTTTCACACAgtcagagagatggagagataaaTGCAGAGTTgagagacaaaaggaaaagttCTCATATTTTTCTGTGCCATTTGGTTTGAAGAAGTGTGTGGTTTGACCTAAGGGAATATTGATGCTTCTGTATTAGGGCCGCAACAAGCattcgattaattgattattaatcgcttactaaattaatcatcaactattttgataatccatgaATCTGAGTTTTTCTCCATATGACCTccttaaatcattaaaaccagttCATCTTGgtatgtggacaaaacaagaccttcAAGCACATCATCATgctgaggtttgggaaacactaatcaacattttcccacattttgtgacattttttgaccaaaaaagtgcttgattaattgagaaaataattgacagattaatcgattatgaaaataatcgattaaCCCCCAAAATGATTGTGCACAATGTGATGTCTTTAAAGATTTTCGGAGTTCAGTGTGAAAGTTTTTGAGTGGCCTTACCTGCACACAACCCTCAAGACTTTTTGGGATGAATCGCAGAGTCTGTGAGTCAGATTTGATCACGTAGCACCAGTGGCCAACCTCACTAAAGAGCTCATGGCTAAATGGAAGCAAAAACTCTCTTGTTGTAGTAGGAGTACTAATGTCTATAGTTTTGAAATGCTCTTCTCAGCAGTTACATGTTGGTGTTATGTTAATGTGTCTGTACACTTGTGGTgcaaagagacagacaaacagaccaGCAGTTTCCATGCTGTAATCTCTCACATGCAGCCAAACCCTGCTGGATTAGGCCAGATTACAGCAGAAAGGCCAGAGCTCCACTCACCGAATCAAAGCAGCACCAAAAATCTCCCAAACACCCTGGACATCACCACATTTTTCTAACTCTTGTTGCCAAGTTTTCACTTTGAATTTGGACAGCTAAGGGACACATAGAAATgtacaaactccacacacaggagcagagaTTTAAGAAGAGTTGAAGTGAACTGGGGCACTTGACTGTATAGCCTCTTTGGAATAATTGGAAATTATGTCAGAGTTTGGTTTCCCAGCTAATTCTTGGACACGGTCGCTGACACAACAATCGCACCACAGGATCCATTACTATTGaacttttcaacatttcacaTGGTTTTCATCAGAAGATGGAGAATGTTCTGTGACATAGGATTAAAGATGTTGATTAATATTTTGCTTGTAAAAGGTAACAATAGTGCTAAAGGAGATGGAAATGTTAACATGAATTTAAAGAATCACCCCCGTTGTGACCAGCAGGAGCCCAAATATGACTCAACTTTCAATAAAAGCATTTTCTAACGTCTCTGTCTGATCACGACAAGATCAAGATAGCCAATATGTCTTTGAGATATTATTTCCGCTTTGCGTTTCAACACTGGGTATCTCACACAGAGCAAGTTTAACAAAGCTATGTCAGTATGTGTCATCACTGCATTGTAGTTCAGTATGTGTCTTCTAGAGTACAGCTCCCTCCTGTGGCAAACCGTGTTAACACAAATGCATTTCAGCTtaactttacattttattttcctggaGTTTCTAGTCTTCTTTAACATCTGTCTCTAGAATTTGGAGTTCAGTactatttgttttacatttgttgatttaaaaaaatcacaaaatgtgtgaatatgaatttaaaatttTGACAGTGTCACTGtcttttaaacattgttttcttcATAACTGTTATAGTGGTCAGGAGTAGGGCTGCAATTAGTGATGATAGAtgtttccattattattatctttctttttacagtgaATTGATTAGTCGGTTCCATTAAACATCAGACaattgtgaaaaatgttgagtggtgttttccaaacctcacTGTGACAccctcaaatgtctttgttttgtctaaGGAGAGAAGTAGAGTTTACAGTAAGGAGCAAACAAACCATACTGATTAACTGATCATCAAAAAAGTTGGCAAAAATACAATACTAATTGTTGTAACTGTAGCCCGGTGTGTAATATGTTCCAAGATGCATGTTTGAACAAGTTAAACTGTGATCATTTCGTGAAGGATTGTCTGTAATCCCTACACTGTTATTCCAGTCATGTTCAGCAGGCGGTAAACAAACATGCAGGGATTGCAGTGAGTAATTCCAGTGTTGTGTCGAAATCGatataaagtgtgtttgtttctgcgcAGGTGTTGTAAAATCAGGTTTACCAAGATCTCAGAGTGAATCTGCAACTGGGTTTACTGGCGGATCCAGGAGACACGGGCGGAGTCGGGACGAGCAGAGGCGGCATACCATATCCAACGGAGTGGATTATGGAATGGTTGGTATcctgcatacacacatacaggtttgcacagctattcttctgaggacacagCATTGACACTCATTTACGTAGACGGCCCAAACAAAGCCTTACCTTAACTTAAATTACCTACAATTCAAAGTTAAGCCTTGAactaaccagttcctcagaaattaggttctgtctcattaagAACTGGTTTTGGgttccatgaggactactggtcctgacaaggtcagtgtttatgccagaaaaggtccttatgggaaaacaaatacaagtagacgcgcacacacacatctcagcataaaagtaatattaatatttatataattttatattGCACTATTTAAGCATtagtagaaaatacaaaaaatacataaaacccTAGTACTACAACTTGTAGAGCTGAGACTTTTAATAGATGTATCTACTTGAATAAAATGGTTCCCCTTATGGTTTTAATAATCAAGAATTGATCTGCTTCTTTGGGTTTGCTTACTTTATGATCATTTGAATAACGTTGAGTTATGGACTGTTGCTTGGACAAAGGGGTCCCAGGATTTTCGCGTCACCTTTGACTCTGAGATATTGTGCTGTGCCTTTCCTTGGTGTGACGGGTTAATCACTGATGAAAACAGTCATTCGTTTGAGACAATCTGTAACTCTGTGGAAAGGAGTGACTTGACTTGAGTCCACCAAGTAACTTTTAgcttagtttttattttttgttgtgttgatttGCAGTGCTAAAACATTGGGGGTGACAGATTTTGATGATTTTCTGTAGGATTTATTAGGTACATTGCAGACCACGAAGGAATGGACATTcagaaatatactgtatacagttaATAAAGAACtgggaaaatgtttttcagtggAGGCTTTACtccatttgttttcagttggCCCCCTCACGTCCCTCCCATCCCTGCATTACCCCTTCCTTCCCCCTCACTCTGCCCCTCCCACCTCTAGCCCGGAGCCCATGCCTCCTCTCACTCCCTGTCTCTTCCTTTGCCTCACCATATCTCATTTTCTCCAGCTcgcctcctctccctccttctctccccgCTTGTGTCGCCGTCACCGTCTTTCTTCTCCCCTTGGCCTCTGTGTCAGAGCAGGCTCATTGACCGACTCCCCACCTTCTCCCACCCTCCCTGCCTCTGTCCTCCTACCCCCCCCTTCCCTCTGTCCCTCCCACCGCCCAGGCCAACTAGGCCCACTGCTGCCCCGATGGTAGTGAGCCGGGTCGGGCCCCAGGGCCGAGTAGAAGTAGAGGACTCGTTTGGTCGGCCCGGAGCAGCCTGGACAGCTGTGTGGGCAGCCTACACCACTGTCTTCATCCCACTCAGCAGTAGTCTTTACAGCAGCAAGGCCCTGCACTTTTTCCTCTGGGTGAGTAGGACGAGAGGGGGAGAAGTTGAAGAGAGGTCGAGAAAGACTAATTTGGTCTTGGAGACGCTGCTGTAATGAGGGACCTTCAGGAtttgatgtctgtgtgtgatgatcAGGGTTAATCCGTCTGTGTTAAGAGACACATTTGTGTTAATTGTTGAGTTGCAGGGTGTGGACTTGTGCTGGAATGAGATTTGATTTGACAAAACTTAATCAAGAACAGTGTTTTGCTCATGTGTCAAACAAGAGTTGGAATTTGCAACATTTTTGTGTTACTGTGAGTTGAGTAACTGCATACTGTGTGAACTGTTTGTCAGCCTGTTATTAATTAGTATAAAGAAAActggaaaatataaaaaacatttaattcatttaagcTGCTGACATGCAAGAgagctttgtgttttgtgaaaaattcCAACCTTTTTCTAGTTTTAATTTACTGCTTCTTATTCTAATGCTAAAttacatttctttctcttcttttttttattgtggtttgGCCTAAATTGAGAATTTCAAGACATCACCTCGGCATTTCTTATTCTTTCCTGACATTTTCAAtgctataaaataaaaccaaaatatttgTCATCTGCAGCCTAAAAACTGTCCTGTAGTTTCATGCATTTGCTTTGTTGCCGCTCACCTGCTGTTGTATTGCTGGGATTTGTATATTGGCATTTGAAAGGCTTGTGTTGTTCTTTGTGAGTTTTTCTTGTTAAACAGATTGTGCTGTCATGTTATTGTCCATGTGTTGCTGCACATGCTCAGCAGTGCAGGCAAACAGACACGCTCAGACTTTTCCATAACCTTTCAGCCATTTGTagctcctctgcctctctctgtttactttctcttctcttcttttttttacacagtgggTTTTCTTGCCTGTGGACCTCTGCACATTTATGCACCCTGACATTGGGTCATACTTCATTCTAGACATGGACCCCTGACCCCCTTCTCTAAAAGCCccttctctcactc
Proteins encoded in this window:
- the sapcd2 gene encoding suppressor APC domain-containing protein 2 isoform X2; the encoded protein is MALIATDRGCKLNGTSAIYGRTGTRKEAFQGKTESFRSAKMQPKGTEYSTHGLPKAFLHSLRTLFDILDDAGRGYVHISEIESRWQGADTRDLPGGVLGCLRRVTPPHGCLTFERFVAGLRYSMLNPENNSHFKAEAAENPQQKHAPLSACGGGTRVEIKVRPLGPSNVSNTQQQQNRASSLQSRVRPEEGPGGPACGPARYNNAGFERSGRSLERIPILPEGGCFRTDQNHATKPTQPQQGRVRSSESLALESPPNQAPGVVKSGLPRSQSESATGFTGGSRRHGRSRDEQRRHTISNGVDYGMLKQMKELEQEKDTLLAGLEVVERARDWYQGQIHNVAEKQRQVGQSSHCTEFFTETNQSRMNVLIPKLQEVNHSINELISCTGVSFPPSGAPTATLSGGSQPPAPPQAMQRLKDQNRLLTQEVTEKSERIAQLEQEKSALIKQLFEARARSAQDTSTMDSTFI
- the sapcd2 gene encoding suppressor APC domain-containing protein 2 isoform X1 yields the protein MALIATDRGCKLNGTSAIYGRTGTRKEAFQGKTESFRSAKMQPKGTEYSTHGLPKAFLHSLRTLFDILDDAGRGYVHISEIESRWQGADTRDLPGGVLGCLRRVTPPHGCLTFERFVAGLRYSMLNPENNSHFKAEAAENPQQKHAPLSACGGGTRVEIKVRPLGPSNVSNTQQQQNRASSLQSRVRPEEGPGGPACGPARYNNAGFERSGRSLERIPILPEGGCFRTDQNHATKPTQPQQGRVRSSESLALESPPNQAPGVVKSGLPRSQSESATGFTGGSRRHGRSRDEQRRHTISNGVDYGMLKQMKELEQEKDTLLAGLEVVERARDWYQGQIHNVAEKQRQVGQSSHCTEFFTETNQSRMNVLIPKLQEVNHSINELISCTGVQSFPPSGAPTATLSGGSQPPAPPQAMQRLKDQNRLLTQEVTEKSERIAQLEQEKSALIKQLFEARARSAQDTSTMDSTFI